One part of the Dyadobacter sp. 676 genome encodes these proteins:
- a CDS encoding IS3 family transposase, with amino-acid sequence MKRYGSRRIKESLKQKGIRIGRRKVVEIMRKEGLRAIQPPRFIRQRPTVKDY; translated from the coding sequence ATGAAACGCTATGGAAGTCGACGAATCAAGGAATCTTTGAAGCAAAAAGGCATCAGAATCGGTCGTCGAAAAGTTGTTGAAATCATGCGAAAAGAGGGTTTGAGAGCGATTCAGCCTCCTAGATTCATCCGGCAGCGGCCGACCGTCAAGGACTACTGA
- a CDS encoding T9SS type A sorting domain-containing protein translates to MGPVMINESTGLLSWSTSDEVNSDRFEVQRSRDGKNWLLIGNVASRGERNSVQHYEFIDLAPMEAENFYRLKMIDKDGSFTYSAIHHFEFRRTELSIAYPNPALGRIFIRNSSQMHKAVVFDIYGRLVIQANRLSEPLDVRRLSPGLYLLYVDYINGERHTQRIWVGSK, encoded by the coding sequence ATGGGGCCAGTCATGATTAATGAATCTACCGGTCTACTTAGTTGGTCGACATCTGACGAAGTAAATAGTGACCGTTTTGAAGTGCAAAGAAGTCGAGATGGCAAGAACTGGCTGCTAATCGGCAATGTCGCCTCCCGAGGCGAAAGAAATAGTGTTCAGCATTACGAGTTTATTGATCTCGCTCCCATGGAAGCCGAAAATTTTTACCGTCTGAAAATGATCGATAAGGACGGGTCTTTTACGTATAGCGCAATACATCATTTTGAATTCCGTAGAACTGAGCTATCAATCGCGTATCCTAATCCAGCACTTGGCCGAATTTTTATTCGTAATTCGTCGCAAATGCATAAGGCAGTGGTGTTTGATATATATGGTAGATTGGTGATTCAGGCGAATCGCTTGAGCGAACCTCTCGACGTCCGACGGCTTTCGCCAGGCTTATATCTATTGTATGTCGACTACATTAACGGCGAGCGCCATACGCAAAGAATTTGGGTAGGTTCGAAATAG
- a CDS encoding transposase has translation MENRTGVKSRRSYDADFKQELTTMLVSGRSARELSQSFGIAENLLYRWKSMAMMKTKVVRHRGENG, from the coding sequence ATGGAAAACCGAACTGGGGTAAAATCCCGAAGAAGTTATGACGCTGATTTCAAGCAAGAACTGACTACGATGTTGGTGTCCGGCAGGAGTGCCAGAGAACTTTCTCAGAGTTTTGGAATTGCGGAAAATCTTCTCTATCGTTGGAAAAGCATGGCGATGATGAAGACAAAAGTGGTCCGCCACCGCGGCGAAAACGGGTGA
- a CDS encoding T9SS type A sorting domain-containing protein: MLDFTLAWTTQNNQDALISISYNGVQYGSFSTTTGTFVAMNGAVLTTPSTIPSTNGGGVGTSPIFYDVNLQLPPGQPATGILQFGTTPVNNVDDSADEVFIDNVVLTGPCDPPVANPVSDTLSVQPVPGTIITLNGGTNPAAVNGSDVQDGALGGTTTTSTVVITQLPTNGAELYYNNVLVTLNQVITNFDANNLAIKLVGAGYTSTTFNYTFRDTDNQLGNNAPYTISWPSPLPVTLVSFDAVKEGSIVKLSWSTTQEVNADRFEIQRSADARTWQVLGQRVAAGESKIQVTYDFTDEAPAGGSNYYRLKMIDKDLTFTYSRIQSLDLVGVSQVSVYPNPGSDKLYLKDVDIKKISNVSILDMNGRSVYKTSAVSAEGIQVNHIHNGIYLLKVTLVDGTQSTHKVVIGK, encoded by the coding sequence GTGCTTGACTTTACGCTGGCATGGACTACACAGAACAACCAGGATGCTTTAATTTCTATTTCATATAACGGCGTACAATATGGCAGCTTCAGTACGACGACAGGTACGTTTGTGGCAATGAACGGAGCGGTGCTGACAACCCCGTCGACCATTCCTAGTACTAACGGTGGTGGTGTGGGGACTAGTCCGATCTTTTATGATGTCAACTTACAGTTGCCGCCGGGGCAGCCGGCCACCGGCATACTACAATTTGGTACGACGCCTGTGAACAATGTCGACGATTCGGCCGATGAGGTTTTCATTGACAATGTAGTCTTAACCGGTCCGTGCGATCCACCGGTAGCTAACCCGGTCAGCGACACCTTGTCTGTACAGCCTGTGCCGGGAACAATTATTACGTTGAACGGAGGCACCAATCCTGCTGCCGTGAACGGTTCGGACGTACAGGACGGCGCTCTGGGCGGCACAACCACGACCAGCACTGTGGTGATCACCCAGCTGCCTACGAACGGAGCTGAATTGTATTACAACAATGTGCTGGTGACGCTTAACCAGGTCATCACCAACTTTGATGCCAACAACCTGGCCATTAAGCTGGTGGGTGCTGGTTACACTTCTACCACCTTTAACTACACCTTCCGGGATACAGATAACCAGTTAGGAAACAACGCCCCTTACACGATCAGCTGGCCAAGTCCGCTTCCTGTGACACTGGTGAGCTTTGATGCGGTGAAAGAAGGCAGTATCGTAAAGCTAAGCTGGTCGACAACCCAGGAGGTCAATGCTGACCGTTTTGAGATCCAGCGCAGCGCTGATGCACGTACATGGCAAGTACTGGGCCAAAGAGTCGCAGCAGGAGAAAGCAAGATTCAGGTGACATATGACTTTACCGATGAGGCCCCTGCTGGTGGATCGAACTACTACCGCCTGAAAATGATCGACAAAGATCTGACGTTTACATATAGCCGCATTCAAAGTTTGGATCTGGTTGGGGTATCCCAGGTTTCGGTTTACCCTAATCCGGGTAGTGATAAACTGTACCTGAAAGATGTGGATATAAAGAAAATCTCGAACGTGTCTATTCTGGATATGAACGGAAGATCCGTTTACAAGACAAGTGCTGTTTCAGCCGAAGGTATTCAGGTAAATCATATTCACAACGGTATTTACCTGCTGAAAGTGACCCTCGTTGACGGAACACAAAGCACACACAAAGTGGTAATTGGGAAGTAA
- a CDS encoding response regulator transcription factor — MKKVLIIEDHPVVRTGTEMYLQTLIPDVDIQSTSHFAQAQTMIASQTFELITLDINIPGGDKLEIIASVRQKQPHAKILVFSGYDEELYAVKSIKLGADGFLSKHSSAEECKNAFNTVINGGKYISSKVQQLMLDRLVEHSKAAHHGAADLTAKEVKIAKMLVDGHTVKEIGGELNLAPSTVSTYKARIFDKMNVRNLVELLKKMKKVGDHL; from the coding sequence ATGAAAAAAGTACTTATCATCGAAGACCACCCCGTTGTACGGACTGGCACCGAAATGTACCTCCAGACACTGATCCCGGACGTTGATATTCAATCTACATCCCATTTCGCGCAGGCGCAAACCATGATTGCGTCGCAGACTTTTGAGCTGATTACACTGGATATCAACATCCCGGGCGGCGATAAGCTTGAAATCATCGCCAGCGTTCGGCAAAAACAACCTCATGCCAAAATCCTGGTTTTTTCGGGGTACGACGAAGAATTGTATGCGGTTAAGTCCATTAAGTTGGGAGCTGACGGATTTCTTTCGAAGCATTCGTCAGCCGAGGAATGCAAGAATGCATTTAACACTGTGATAAACGGCGGCAAATACATCAGTTCCAAAGTGCAGCAACTGATGCTGGACCGGCTGGTCGAGCACAGTAAAGCGGCTCACCATGGGGCGGCCGATTTGACGGCAAAAGAGGTGAAGATTGCAAAAATGCTCGTGGACGGCCACACTGTCAAGGAAATTGGCGGCGAACTGAATTTAGCCCCCTCGACAGTCAGCACCTACAAAGCAAGGATTTTCGACAAGATGAACGTACGGAACCTGGTAGAACTTTTGAAAAAAATGAAGAAGGTCGGCGACCATTTGTAG
- a CDS encoding AraC family transcriptional regulator produces the protein MHSFTSEIENVTGKPCQHSNYNLTFVSWIDQVMVHTHDCYKLVASLDHSFNCQIDGKDYKNLNGFIVNQSVSHACEAPRATVLVSFIEPESTWGWKLKSILNDQPFVDLSLLLEKEEISGALPGNYGTLLNEELIPYANEFFDKLFATGDPDRRMDDRIARAVEYINQNLDSTLELDAIADLMCLSPERARHLFVEEMGTPFSQYVLWRRIKETLRAVIVDRSKFTQACLKSGFADQPHFNRVFKRIFGMVPKDLMLYSRILI, from the coding sequence ATGCATTCATTTACCTCAGAAATCGAAAATGTGACGGGTAAGCCCTGTCAACATTCCAACTACAATCTGACCTTCGTTTCATGGATCGATCAGGTTATGGTCCACACGCACGATTGTTACAAATTGGTGGCATCACTAGACCACTCGTTTAATTGTCAGATTGACGGCAAGGACTACAAAAACCTTAATGGTTTTATTGTAAACCAATCTGTTAGCCATGCTTGTGAGGCTCCCCGCGCGACGGTGCTCGTCAGTTTCATTGAGCCGGAAAGCACCTGGGGTTGGAAGCTCAAATCCATTCTGAACGATCAGCCGTTCGTGGATCTCAGCCTATTACTCGAAAAAGAGGAGATTTCCGGGGCTTTACCCGGCAATTATGGCACACTTCTCAATGAAGAGCTAATCCCTTATGCAAACGAGTTTTTCGATAAGCTCTTTGCCACAGGTGATCCGGACCGCCGGATGGACGACCGGATTGCTCGGGCGGTAGAGTATATCAATCAAAACCTGGACAGCACCTTAGAGCTCGATGCAATTGCTGATCTGATGTGTTTGTCCCCCGAGCGTGCCCGGCATTTGTTCGTTGAAGAGATGGGCACCCCCTTCTCACAATATGTGCTTTGGAGAAGGATCAAAGAAACGCTTAGGGCGGTGATAGTGGACAGGTCCAAGTTTACCCAGGCATGTTTGAAATCAGGGTTTGCGGATCAGCCGCATTTCAATCGGGTTTTCAAACGGATATTTGGAATGGTGCCCAAAGACCTGATGTTGTACAGCAGGATCCTGATCTGA
- a CDS encoding IS3 family transposase, translated as MIERSNWRACLTLPYMPLKTGKWAYLCVWMDLFSRQIVGWKIEEHMQENLVREPLEKALLRRGVKPGLMIHSDRGGQYLSRRMKLLVKTFKLKQSMSRADDPYDNAWAESLWSRLKAELEIPKGGYSNLVALRSILFEYIDGYYNTRRLHSSLNYRNPAAFEADYYRKTG; from the coding sequence ATGATTGAGAGATCAAACTGGCGCGCTTGTCTTACTCTACCTTACATGCCGTTAAAGACCGGAAAATGGGCGTATTTGTGCGTCTGGATGGATCTTTTCTCCCGCCAGATCGTCGGTTGGAAGATTGAGGAGCATATGCAGGAAAATCTTGTGAGAGAGCCATTGGAGAAAGCGCTGTTGAGGCGAGGAGTTAAACCAGGGCTAATGATTCATTCTGACCGGGGAGGTCAATATCTGTCACGCAGAATGAAACTGCTCGTAAAAACTTTCAAGTTGAAACAAAGTATGTCCCGCGCTGACGATCCCTATGATAACGCATGGGCAGAGTCTCTATGGAGTCGATTGAAGGCCGAATTGGAAATCCCGAAAGGAGGTTACAGTAATCTCGTGGCTTTGCGATCCATACTGTTTGAATACATTGACGGATATTACAATACGAGAAGGTTACATTCATCTTTGAACTACCGTAACCCCGCAGCTTTTGAGGCTGATTACTATCGAAAAACTGGTTGA
- a CDS encoding zinc-binding dehydrogenase, whose amino-acid sequence MPLGLSTQGGLLLSTVAEPDQKAATATGARAVFYQTVPNQQMLKHIQVLVDHGEITPLSPITARLEQAADIHRKLEMRELAGKIVFDLTTEA is encoded by the coding sequence ATGCCTTTAGGGTTATCGACACAGGGGGGGCTTTTGCTGTCAACAGTAGCGGAGCCGGACCAGAAAGCTGCAACTGCTACCGGTGCGAGAGCTGTATTTTACCAGACAGTCCCGAATCAGCAAATGCTGAAGCATATTCAGGTACTAGTCGATCATGGCGAAATAACTCCGCTTTCCCCCATCACTGCCCGATTGGAACAAGCCGCCGACATCCACCGGAAACTGGAAATGCGGGAGTTAGCTGGTAAGATCGTATTTGACCTTACTACGGAAGCTTAA
- the ltrA gene encoding group II intron reverse transcriptase/maturase: MDLDYQADYAWVLSVQRKLYQWSKTNPEEPYRELWNWITDLRNLRCAWVRVAKNKGKRTPGIDGKTVGSITRNMGINSFLVKLQTGLKEGTYQPSPCRRKLIPKAGKPGKFRPLGIPTIADRVVQSAVKQVLEPLLEARFEHVSYGFRPGKGCHGALEHIRTAIRPRGKNPENGKRDQMPYQWVIEADIQGCFDNIDHHLLMERVRKHSCDRKVNQLLVKFLKAGILSEEQFLRTETGTPQGGIISPLLANIALGIVEERYERWVNHKSKLRQTRKCDGITAAMRSRATDRKAGRNVFFPIRYADDFVTLISDSELEAQQEKAELETILKTGMGLTLSAEKTKITPLTQGFQFLGHRVSMRWDERYGWTPRIEIPKEKLADLKYKVKYLTGRSTIKWSLSELLQKLNPILRGWANFYHYCTGAKKILTSLDWYTRDRVWRWLRKKYPKANAEMILGHRKASKARPTCKVWSTDGIELYQTGWLKVMRYRRGWMIPP, encoded by the coding sequence ATGGACTTGGATTACCAGGCAGATTATGCCTGGGTACTCAGCGTTCAAAGAAAGCTGTATCAGTGGAGTAAAACAAATCCGGAGGAGCCTTACCGAGAATTATGGAACTGGATTACTGATCTCCGTAATTTGAGATGTGCTTGGGTACGTGTGGCCAAAAACAAAGGCAAACGTACACCCGGTATTGATGGGAAAACCGTAGGTAGCATTACTAGGAACATGGGGATCAACTCTTTTTTAGTCAAGCTGCAAACTGGGCTTAAGGAAGGCACTTACCAACCAAGCCCGTGTCGTAGAAAACTGATCCCTAAGGCTGGTAAACCGGGAAAATTCCGCCCGCTTGGCATACCTACAATCGCAGACCGCGTCGTTCAAAGCGCGGTCAAACAAGTATTGGAACCACTTCTGGAAGCTAGATTTGAGCATGTTTCTTATGGATTCAGGCCAGGGAAGGGTTGTCATGGCGCATTAGAGCATATTCGCACAGCGATCAGGCCAAGGGGTAAGAATCCAGAAAATGGGAAACGGGATCAGATGCCTTATCAATGGGTTATCGAAGCCGATATTCAAGGGTGTTTCGATAATATCGATCATCACTTGCTCATGGAAAGGGTGCGAAAACACTCTTGTGACCGGAAAGTGAACCAACTACTTGTAAAGTTTTTGAAAGCAGGGATCTTGTCTGAAGAGCAATTTCTAAGAACTGAGACTGGTACTCCGCAAGGAGGTATCATCTCACCCTTACTTGCCAATATCGCACTCGGGATAGTCGAAGAGCGATACGAAAGATGGGTTAATCACAAATCCAAGCTTCGGCAAACGCGAAAGTGTGATGGAATTACAGCAGCTATGAGGTCACGGGCAACAGATCGAAAAGCCGGTCGAAACGTATTCTTCCCAATTCGATATGCTGATGATTTTGTAACACTGATTTCAGACTCTGAGTTGGAGGCCCAGCAGGAAAAAGCCGAGTTAGAAACCATACTGAAAACAGGGATGGGGCTAACTCTTTCTGCCGAGAAGACCAAGATCACACCGCTGACTCAAGGGTTCCAATTTCTGGGGCACCGGGTAAGCATGCGCTGGGATGAACGCTACGGATGGACACCGCGTATTGAGATACCGAAAGAAAAATTGGCTGATCTTAAATACAAGGTTAAATATTTGACCGGACGGTCTACAATTAAGTGGTCACTAAGCGAACTGCTGCAAAAACTTAATCCAATTCTCAGAGGATGGGCAAACTTCTATCACTACTGTACAGGCGCCAAGAAAATCCTGACCAGCCTTGACTGGTATACAAGAGATCGAGTCTGGCGGTGGTTAAGAAAGAAATATCCCAAAGCTAATGCCGAAATGATATTGGGACATCGTAAAGCAAGTAAGGCTCGGCCTACATGCAAAGTCTGGAGCACAGACGGGATAGAACTGTATCAAACAGGCTGGCTGAAGGTAATGCGGTACCGAAGAGGTTGGATGATCCCCCCCTGA